A single region of the Vicia villosa cultivar HV-30 ecotype Madison, WI linkage group LG4, Vvil1.0, whole genome shotgun sequence genome encodes:
- the LOC131594379 gene encoding LEAF RUST 10 DISEASE-RESISTANCE LOCUS RECEPTOR-LIKE PROTEIN KINASE-like 1.1 isoform X2 codes for MRLGEMGLDLWMCCFTSTSDTFRKQTEWKWQIFPYHKLKIATNYFHQARILDKKGSATVYYGKLKNGREIAVQSFKEDKCNILKQFIEETVILNFMPCKNLVTIYGYSTHQKEFLLVHEYLSNGTLATHIKGQPSDSRTTLTWPNRLDIAIDIASALNYLHYKGIVHRNVKSNNIFLDINFCAKLGNFHLSKKLVVEATDVTRDLIGTSGYIDPELVSKGLLSVKNDVYSFGVVLCELVSSMLAEYYVHNEEESLATFLMTKVENQALVELLDPNLGFQSDVKIDKMMTATAELAFWCLQCPQELRPNMEQVLESLNGIKQGRYELSPIKAFKIFHHAELEEATNHFDTFLGKGGFGSVYYGKLKDGREVGIKRFHEETNRTIKQFMKEIEIASHLRHQNLVLLYGCSSRHSDKHMLVYEYISNGTLSQHLHGSSGSTLSWPSRLNIAIETAKALVYLHDSDFGLSRFLPDYVTHVSTLPVGTRAYIDPDYFETGRVSDKSDVYSFGVILFELISSKPASLMQGTENVTLAQFAMHKILNKNLQGLVDQSLAICFNENVVEMITAVTELAFQCVQCPKELRPTMKQVLQTLQGISKGTWGFNQIT; via the exons ATGAGGTTGGGGGAAATGGGGTTGGATCTCTGGATGTGCTGTTTCACTTCCACTTCTGACACATTTCGAAAGCAGACTGAATGGAAGTGGCAAATCTTCCCTTATCACAAACTTAAAATAGCCACAAATTATTTTCATCAAGCTCGGATTCTTGATAAGAAAGGCTCTGCCACAGTATATTATG GAAAACTTAAGAATGGTCGTGAGATTGCAGTACAAAGCTTTAAGGAGGACAAGTGCAACATATTGAAACAGTTCATCGAAGAAACTGTTATCCTAAATTTCATGCCCTGCAAAAACCTTGTTACAATTTATGGATATTCCACTCATCAAAAGGAATTCTTGCTAGTACATGAATACCTGTCCAATGGGACTCTTGCTACTCATATTAAAGGCCAACCATCAGATAGCCGAACAACGTTAACTTGGCCAAACCGATTGGATATTGCAATTGATATAGCAAGTGCATTGAACTATCTTCACTACAAGGGCATTGTCCACCGTAATGTTAAGTCTAATAATATTTTCCTTGATATAAACTTTTGTGCTAAACTTGGTAACTTTCATTTGTCAAAGAAACTTGTTGTTGAAGCAACCGATGTTACGAGAGACTTGATAGGAACAAGTGGTTATATCGACCCAGAACTTGTGTCAAAAGGCTTACTTAGTGTTAAAAATGATGTTTATAGCTTTGGGGTGGTGTTATGTGAGCTTGTGTCATCCATGCTTGCAGAATATTATGTTCATAACGAAGAAGAAAGTCTAGCTACATTTTTAATGACAAAAGTTGAAAACCAAGCTTTGGTCGAGCTTTTGGATCCAAATCTTGGCTTTCAGTCAGACGTTAAGATCGACAAGATGATGACTGCTACGGCTGAGCTTGCATTTTGGTGTTTGCAATGTCCACAAGAATTAAGGCCGAACATGGAACAAGTGCTAGAGAGTCTCAATGGCATAAAACAAGGGAGATATGAGTTAAGCCCAATAAAAG CTTTCAAAATCTTCCACCATGCTGAACTTGAAGAAGCTACAAACCATTTTGACACTTTCCTAGGAAAGGGAGGGTTCGGCAGTGTCTACTACG GAAAACTAAAAGACGGTAGAGAAGTTGGAATAAAACGTTTCCATGAAGAGACAAACAGAACAATTAAGCAATTCATGAAAGAAATTGAGATTGCAAGTCACTTGCGTCATCAAAATCTGGTTTTACTTTATGGCTGCAGTTCTCGTCATAGCGACAAGCACATGCTAGTGTATGAGTACATCTCTAATGGAACTCTTTCACAGCATCTCCATGGATCTTCAGGCAGTACGTTATCGTGGCCTAGTAGATTGAATATTGCCATTGAAACTGCAAAGGCCTTGGTATATCTTCATGACTCAG ATTTTGGACTGTCGCGGTTTCTTCCGGACTATGTTACTCACGTTTCAACTCTTCCGGTTGGAACTCGTGCTTACATTGATCCAGATTACTTTGAAACTGGAAGGGTGAGTGACAAAAGTGATGTGTATAGCTTCGGGGTGATCTTATTCGAGCTTATATCATCCAAACCCGCAAGTTTAATGCAAGGAACGGAGAATGTGACTCTCGCCCAATTCGCAATGCATAAAATCTTAAACAAGAATTTACAAGGGCTAGTGGATCAAAGTCTTGCAATTTGTTTTAATGAAAATGTTGTGGAAATGATAACAGCGGTGACAGAGTTAGCATTTCAGTGTGTCCAGTGTCCTAAGGAACTCAGGCCAACCATGAAACAGGTGTTACAAACTCTACAGGGCATAAGCAAGGGGACATGGGGATTCAACCAAATAACATAG
- the LOC131594379 gene encoding probable LRR receptor-like serine/threonine-protein kinase At1g07560 isoform X1 → MRLGEMGLDLWMCCFTSTSDTFRKQTEWKWQIFPYHKLKIATNYFHQARILDKKGSATVYYGKLKNGREIAVQSFKEDKCNILKQFIEETVILNFMPCKNLVTIYGYSTHQKEFLLVHEYLSNGTLATHIKGQPSDSRTTLTWPNRLDIAIDIASALNYLHYKGIVHRNVKSNNIFLDINFCAKLGNFHLSKKLVVEATDVTRDLIGTSGYIDPELVSKGLLSVKNDVYSFGVVLCELVSSMLAEYYVHNEEESLATFLMTKVENQALVELLDPNLGFQSDVKIDKMMTATAELAFWCLQCPQELRPNMEQVLESLNGIKQGRYELSPIKAFKIFHHAELEEATNHFDTFLGKGGFGSVYYGKLKDGREVGIKRFHEETNRTIKQFMKEIEIASHLRHQNLVLLYGCSSRHSDKHMLVYEYISNGTLSQHLHGSSGSTLSWPSRLNIAIETAKALVYLHDSGIIHRDIKGSNILLDENLTVKVADFGLSRFLPDYVTHVSTLPVGTRAYIDPDYFETGRVSDKSDVYSFGVILFELISSKPASLMQGTENVTLAQFAMHKILNKNLQGLVDQSLAICFNENVVEMITAVTELAFQCVQCPKELRPTMKQVLQTLQGISKGTWGFNQIT, encoded by the exons ATGAGGTTGGGGGAAATGGGGTTGGATCTCTGGATGTGCTGTTTCACTTCCACTTCTGACACATTTCGAAAGCAGACTGAATGGAAGTGGCAAATCTTCCCTTATCACAAACTTAAAATAGCCACAAATTATTTTCATCAAGCTCGGATTCTTGATAAGAAAGGCTCTGCCACAGTATATTATG GAAAACTTAAGAATGGTCGTGAGATTGCAGTACAAAGCTTTAAGGAGGACAAGTGCAACATATTGAAACAGTTCATCGAAGAAACTGTTATCCTAAATTTCATGCCCTGCAAAAACCTTGTTACAATTTATGGATATTCCACTCATCAAAAGGAATTCTTGCTAGTACATGAATACCTGTCCAATGGGACTCTTGCTACTCATATTAAAGGCCAACCATCAGATAGCCGAACAACGTTAACTTGGCCAAACCGATTGGATATTGCAATTGATATAGCAAGTGCATTGAACTATCTTCACTACAAGGGCATTGTCCACCGTAATGTTAAGTCTAATAATATTTTCCTTGATATAAACTTTTGTGCTAAACTTGGTAACTTTCATTTGTCAAAGAAACTTGTTGTTGAAGCAACCGATGTTACGAGAGACTTGATAGGAACAAGTGGTTATATCGACCCAGAACTTGTGTCAAAAGGCTTACTTAGTGTTAAAAATGATGTTTATAGCTTTGGGGTGGTGTTATGTGAGCTTGTGTCATCCATGCTTGCAGAATATTATGTTCATAACGAAGAAGAAAGTCTAGCTACATTTTTAATGACAAAAGTTGAAAACCAAGCTTTGGTCGAGCTTTTGGATCCAAATCTTGGCTTTCAGTCAGACGTTAAGATCGACAAGATGATGACTGCTACGGCTGAGCTTGCATTTTGGTGTTTGCAATGTCCACAAGAATTAAGGCCGAACATGGAACAAGTGCTAGAGAGTCTCAATGGCATAAAACAAGGGAGATATGAGTTAAGCCCAATAAAAG CTTTCAAAATCTTCCACCATGCTGAACTTGAAGAAGCTACAAACCATTTTGACACTTTCCTAGGAAAGGGAGGGTTCGGCAGTGTCTACTACG GAAAACTAAAAGACGGTAGAGAAGTTGGAATAAAACGTTTCCATGAAGAGACAAACAGAACAATTAAGCAATTCATGAAAGAAATTGAGATTGCAAGTCACTTGCGTCATCAAAATCTGGTTTTACTTTATGGCTGCAGTTCTCGTCATAGCGACAAGCACATGCTAGTGTATGAGTACATCTCTAATGGAACTCTTTCACAGCATCTCCATGGATCTTCAGGCAGTACGTTATCGTGGCCTAGTAGATTGAATATTGCCATTGAAACTGCAAAGGCCTTGGTATATCTTCATGACTCAGGTATCATCCATCGCGACATAAAAGGAAGTAATATTCTGCTGGATGAAAATTTAACTGTTAAAGTTGCAGATTTTGGACTGTCGCGGTTTCTTCCGGACTATGTTACTCACGTTTCAACTCTTCCGGTTGGAACTCGTGCTTACATTGATCCAGATTACTTTGAAACTGGAAGGGTGAGTGACAAAAGTGATGTGTATAGCTTCGGGGTGATCTTATTCGAGCTTATATCATCCAAACCCGCAAGTTTAATGCAAGGAACGGAGAATGTGACTCTCGCCCAATTCGCAATGCATAAAATCTTAAACAAGAATTTACAAGGGCTAGTGGATCAAAGTCTTGCAATTTGTTTTAATGAAAATGTTGTGGAAATGATAACAGCGGTGACAGAGTTAGCATTTCAGTGTGTCCAGTGTCCTAAGGAACTCAGGCCAACCATGAAACAGGTGTTACAAACTCTACAGGGCATAAGCAAGGGGACATGGGGATTCAACCAAATAACATAG
- the LOC131596724 gene encoding uncharacterized protein LOC131596724: MKTISWNCRGLGSPRAVRSLARLLKVENPHLVFLMETRLKSEEMLQLKRKFNFNFGVTVDCSGDGRDRAGGLCLWWNEDLDININSYSQNHIAGKCLSEDGDEDWFFAGIYGYPDEARKLETWNLIHALKDEGGSKTIFFGDLNDTITEADKLGGISRTPSQLQRGRNTMDTCGLQEVAFEGYPFTWTNGRVGSENIQCRLDKSLTSFEFLQRFPLTRVFHLDRYGSDHAALRIVIQREDETVRRRYLFRFEEAWTKEGRCGDLIKVLWRRNSGPLPKQISSMQELQYEFKDLRTNNIRKEILRLEELIKTDKQWSGDPVEIQEYKAIESQRDRLLRIEETLWRQRSRAVWLRDGDRNTKFFHLKADQRRKTNQIKRLKDKDGKWMRGKENCERILVSYFKDIFTSSNPTNTSEVCNSIRRKLSENDKISCARRFTATEVTEALFEMHPTKAPGPDGLPALFFQKFWPTVGNDVIRFVLAILNENGDPTAINNTFISLIPKRKNPSNPGDFRPISLCNVIMKIVTKAIANRMKPFLPEIISEEQSAFIKGRLITDNALIAMECFHWMKHKTKGKKGTMALKLDMSKAYDRLEWRFVVEALSRMEFPPSIISLIHKCISTVSYQLLINGQPSKRFIPARGLRQGDPLSPYLFVICADVLSSMLKNEAEARKIHGIKVARNSPTISHLFFADDSLLFARANEEEAARIQQVLESYQKASGQSINADKSEVSFSRNTGEEARERIKDKLGFKGVNSHSNYLGLPVVLGRSKKEVFRMVVDRVWKKVKGWKEKFLSRAGKEILIKAVAQAIPTYIMSCYRLTDSVCTEIEAMLAKFWWGSKEGERKIHWLKWDKLTVSKREGGLGFRGIQDFNTSLLGKQFWRLLQADGSLLQRFFKGRYYPRCSITDASTGFKPSYAWRSIMSSKDLVMKGSRWRIGNGENVSIFGDRWIPTRPDFKPSARARVLNETSKVSSLIESNSASWNMDVLRENFCEEDVRHISSISLSHQLPADSLIWHYEIDGAYSVKTAYHIQRTLSHQNDPESSSTHNLFFWKQLWKLQVNPRIKNFLWRLFKDILPTKLNLLKKGIPSDGICPLCNSDQESSLHLFLYCDFARRTLFAGPLGIRTPGAGDIADWLSAIYKSKDMVMGQVIAIFLWKIWQVRNGVVFRNLKPCPGAVAMDIWNSIPEESVGCLSSRMSRQQADSALRRYEGWTVQTDAGCFDEGVVSFGCVIRDPTSNIFLAATKRIISITDPANAEAQAIRWALSVAKELGLKDFVLQSDAMTVVDCINGVVTNAELNPIILDCKLLMSSFNSVSVMFISRCVNTDAHQLVSIGKHSGTRTWTGFIPSTDPSVSWHGKMKTILGIGSAIMVALLMCVIFCCIRGKPSIQQVNFRYKTKNDKNIEAFFKENGALTQKKYKFSEIKKMTNSFEIKLGQGGFGVVYKGKLFNGCLVAVKILNASKRNGEDFINEIASITRTSHVNIVTLVGFCFEGSKKALVYEFMSNGSLDKFIYNKGPETIISVSWDNLYQIAKGIARGLEYLHRGCTTRILHFDIKPHNILLDENFSPKISDFGLAKLCPKKESIISMSDQRGTMGYVTPEVWNKHFGGVSHKSDVYNYGMMLLEMVGGRKNINAEASHTSEIYFPRWVFNKLEFGSDLRPGVVMDTEEDEIARKMTIVGLWCIQIFPNDRPTMSKVVEMLEVSTSSLEIPPMPLLSSPIRPVSES; encoded by the exons ATGAAAACCATCAGTTGGAACTGCAGAGGGTTGGGGAGCCCTCGAGCAGTTCGAAGTCTTGCGAGACTTCTCAAGGTAGAAAATCCCCAtcttgtcttccttatggaaaCAAGATTGAAATCGGAAGAGATGTTACAACTAAAGAGAAAATTTAATTTCAACTTTGGTGTTACTGTTGACTGTAGTGGTGATGGGAGGGATAGAGCCGGTGGGTTATGTTTGTGGTGGAATGAGGATTTGGACATCAATATAAATTCCTACTCCCAAAATCATATAGCAGGTAAGTGCCTTAGTGAGGATGGTGATGAGGACTGGTTTTTTGCTGGGATTTATGGTTATCCAGATGAAGCCAGGAAATTGGAAACTTGGAATCTGATTCATGCTCTTAAAGATGAAGGGGGTTCTAAAACTATCTTCTTTGGTGACCTAAATGATACTATTACTGAAGCAGACAAGCTGGGGGGAATCAGCAGAACACCGTCACAGTTACAGAGAGGGAGAAATACTATGGATACTTGTGGACTGCAGGAAGTGGCTTTCGAAGGATATCCATTCACGTGGACGAACGGGAGAGTAGGGAGTGAAAATATCCAATGCCGACTTGATAAAAGCTTGACCTCGTTTGAGTTTTTGCAGAGGTTTCCTCTCACTAGAGTTTTCCACCTCGATCGTTATGGCTCCGACCATGCTGCGTTGCGGATTGTTATACAACGAGAAGACGAGACTGTCAGAAGGAGATACTTGTTCCGGTTCGAGGAAGCCTGGACCAAGGAGGGGCGATGTGGGGATTTAATCAAGGTTTTATGGAGAAGAAACTCAGGACCTCTCCCTAAACAGATCAGTTCTATGCAGGAACTTCAGTACGAATTCAAGGACCTGCGAACCAACAACATAAGGAAAGAGATTTTGCGGCTGGAGGAGCTCATCAAAACAGATAAACAATGGTCAGGGGATCCTGTGGAAATTCAGGAGTATAAAGCTATTGAAAGTCAAAGAGATAGACTGCTGAGAATAGAGGAGACCCTTTGGAGACAGAGAAGTAGAGCAGTGTGGCTTAGAGACGGAGATAGAAATACCAAATTTTTCCACCTTAAAGCGGATCAAAGGAGGAAGACTAATCAGATTAAGAGGTTGAAGGACAAAGACGGCAAGTGGATGCGGGGGAAGGAAAATTGTGAGAGAATTCTGGTTTCTTATTTTAAAGATATTTTTACCTCTTCCAATCCTACAAATACGAGTGAGGTTTGTAATTCTATCCGCCGGAAACTTTCTGAGAATGATAAAATCTCATGTGCTAGACGATTTACAGCTACGGAGGTCACAGAGGCTCTATTTGAAATGCACCCCACCAAGGCACCGGGTCCGGATGGTCTACCTGCCTTGTTCTTCCAAAAATTCTGGCCCACTGTTGGAAATGACGTGATCCGCTTCGTGCTGGCAATTCTCAATGAAAATGGGGATCCTACTGCCATTAACAATACATTTATCTCCCTCATACCTAAAAGGAAAAATCCATCCAACCCTGGAGACTTTCGCCCGATTAGCCTATGCAATGTGATCATGAAGATTGTCACCAAAGCAATTGCTAACAGGATGAAGCCTTTTCTTCCGGAGATCATTAGCGAGGAGCAAAGTGCATTTATAAAGGGAAGGCTTATAACGGACAACGCGTTAATAGCGATGGAGTGCTTTCATTGGATGAAACATAAAACAAAAGGGAAAAAAGGAACTATGGCGTTGAAGCTTGATATGTCTAAAGCTTATGATAGATTAGAGTGGAGATTTGTGGTGGAAGCCTTGAGTAGAATGGAGTTCCCCCCATCCATTATCTCTCTCATTCACAAATGCATTTCAACAGTCTCGTACCAATTGCTAATCAATGGTCAGCCGAGCAAACGGTTCATCCCAGCTAGGGGCCTCCGTCAAGGAGACCCACTCTCACCTTATTTGTTTGTTATCTGTGCAGATGTACTTTCTAGTATGCTTAAAAATGAAGCTGAGGCGAGGAAGATACATGGAATCAAAGTAGCCAGGAACTCCCCAACCATCTCTCATCTCTTTTTTGCAGATGACAGCTTGTTGTTCGCCAGAGCAAATGAAGAGGAGGCAGCTCGTATTCAACAGGTCCTCGAGTCTTACCAAAAAGCCTCGGGTCAGAGCATTAACGCTGATAAATCCGAAGTTTCTTTTAGTAGAAACACTGGAGAAGAAGCTAGAGAAAGGATCAAAGATAAGCTGGGATTTAAAGGAGTTAACAGTCACTCCAATTATTTAGGGCTTCCGGTGGTTTTAGGGAGATCTAAAAAAGAGGTTTTTCGAATGGTGGTTGACCGGGTTTGGAAGAAAGTAAAAGGttggaaagaaaagtttctcTCAAGGGCCGGCAAAGAAATCCTGATCAAGGCTGTAGCACAGGCTATACCGACGTATATTATGAGTTGTTACCGCCTAACTGATAGTGTCTGCACCGAAATTGAAGCAATGCTTGCCAAGTTTTGGTGGGGCTCTAAAGAAGGGGAGCGGAAAATACATTGGCTGAAATGGGACAAATTGACAGTGTCTAAAAGGGAAGGTGGACTCGGCTTCAGAGGTATCCAAGACTTCAACACTAGTCTCCTTGGAAAACAGTTCTGGAGGCTTCTACAGGCGGATGGTTCTCTTCTGCAGCGTTTCTTCAAAGGTCGTTATTATCCCCGTTGTTCTATTACAGATGCGAGCACTGGATTCAAACCAAGCTATGCCTGGCGCAGTATTATGAGCTCTAAGGATCTGGTCATGAAAGGTTCTCGTTGGCGGATTGGAAACGGAGAGAATGTCAGTATCTTTGGGGATAGGTGGATTCCGACACGACCTGACTTCAAACCTTCTGCTAGAGCCCGTGTCCTAAACGAAACAAGCAAAGTCAGCTCTCTAATAGAATCCAATAGTGCTTCTTGGAATATGGATGTTCTTCGTGAAAACTTCTGCGAGGAGGATGTTAGACACATAAGCAGTATATCTCTTTCTCACCAACTCCCTGCTGACAGCCTTATCTGGCACTATGAAATTGATGGAGCCTATTCAGTGAAGACAGCCTACCATATTCAAAGAACATTGAGCCATCAAAATGACCCTGAATCTTCATCAACACACAATCTCTTTTTCTGGAAACAACTTTGGAAACTTCAAGTGAATCCAAGGATAAAAAATTTCTTGTGGAGGCTTTTCAAAGATATTCTGCCCACAAAATTGAACCTGCTAAAGAAAGGTATACCATCTGATGGAATCTGTCCTCTGTGTAATTCTGACCAAGAGAGCTCTCTTCATCTGTTCCTCTATTGTGATTTTGCTAGAAGAACGCTCTTTGCTGGCCCACTGGGAATTCGTACTCCGGGAGCGGGAGACATTGCAGACTGGCTCAGTGCTATTTATAAGAGCAAGGACATGGTGATGGGGCAAGTGATTGCCATATTCTTGTGGAAAATTTGGCAAGTCCGTAACGGTGTGGTCTTTCGTAATCTGAAACCATGTCCAGGTGCGGTGGCCATGGACATTTGGAATTCTATCCCTGAGGAATCAGTGGGATGCTTGAGTTCAAGGATGAGCAGGCAACAAGCTGACTCTGCATTGAGAAGGTATGAGGGCTGGACCGTTCAAACGGACGCAGGCTGCTTTGATGAAGGTGTGGTTTCCTTTGGTTGTGTCATTCGGGATCCTACATCCAATATTTTCCTTGCTGCTACAAAGAGAATTATAAGCATTACAGACCCGGCTAATGCTGAAGCGCAGGCTATTCGATGGGCTCTGTCAGTGGCAAAGGAGTTGGGACTCAAGGATTTCGTTCTCCAGTCGGATGCTATGACAGTAGTGGACTGCATTAACGGCGTTGTCACCAATGCAGAACTGAATCCTATTATTCTTGATTGCAAACTTTTAATGTCTAGCTTTAATAGTGTGTCTGTTATGTTTATCAGTAGGTGTGTCAACACTGATGCACATCAATTAGTTAGTATTGGCAAACACTCTGGAACTAGGACTTGGACGGGTTTTATCCCCAGTACTGATCCTTCT GTGAGCTGGCATGGAAAAATGAAAACCATTCTAG GTATTGGAAGTGCAATAATGGTAGCATTGCTGATGTGCGTCATATTTTGTTGTATTAGAGGTAAACCATCAATACAACAAGTAAATTTCCGGTATAaaacaaaaaatgataaaaatatcgaagcatttttcaaagaaaatggagCTCTAACGCAAAAGAAgtataaattttctgaaataaagaaaatgacaaattcaTTCGAAATTAAACTTGGTCAAGGGGGTTTTGGGGTTGTGTATAAAGGAAAGTTATTCAATGGTTGTCTTGTGGCGGTGAAGATATTGAAtgcatcaaaaagaaatggtgaagatttTATTAATGAGATTGCAAGTATTACTAGAACCTCACATGTTAATATTGTCACTCTTGTTGGATTTTGTTTTGAAGGTAGTAAAAAAGCACTTGTATATGAATTTATGTCTAATGGTTCTCTAgacaaatttatttataataagggACCTGAAACTATTATATCTGTAAGTTGGGATAATTTGTATCAAATTGCGAAAGGAATAGCTCGTGGGCTAGAGTATTTGCATAGAGGATGCACCACTCGAATTTTACATTTTGACATTAAACCACATAATATTCTTTTGGATGAGAACTTTAGTCCAAAGATTTCTGATTTTGGACTTGCAAAGCTCTGCCCTAAAAAAGAGAGCATTATCTCGATGTCGGATCAAAGAGGGACGATGGGATATGTAACTCCGGAAGTGTGGAATAAACATTTTGGAGGAGTTTCACATAAGTCTGATGTTTATAATTATGGAATGATGTTGTTAGAAATGGTGGGTGGGAGGAAAAACATTAATGCtgaagcaagtcacacaagtgagATATATTTTCCTCGTTGGGTATTCAATAAACTTGAGTTTGGTAGTGATTTGAGACCTGGTGTAGTAATGGATACAGAAGAAGATGAGATTGCAAGGAAAATGACCATTGTGGGTTTATGGTGTATTCAAATATTTCCTAATGATAGGCCTACTATGAGTAAAGTGGTTGAAATGTTAGAAGTTAGCACAAGTTCTTTAGAAATACCACCAATGCCATTACTTTCCTCTCCTATTAGACCAGTATCAGAGTCTTGA
- the LOC131594380 gene encoding protein NETWORKED 4B-like: MEGSGDFSEGLDQERSVVTPYFTPYLKKVKPDSDLQAVNLDFSPSSGGVSSDVSVKEGSGSPSSPSLESEPESFTKSEIRIQGTPVNTDDEETPEGKLREDTPNMERQSEFLGDGENKSYDELLKKFIKNEEELRVSNLKLQLSEQEIIKLKNQIEKRENQLDNVLKELELNKDELEYKKGQVQKLQIQTAELETHVSDYCSKIANLEEQLEVANEHLKISNDDTARLRNELENRSFETHQLQGQLEAAHENVAKLEWQLDSGEKQIRELEDGVACFKANETNHQHEMQRVKEEMLEMQAQFSLEKVQLHSDITSLSELKMDLTSKLEELERRHNSLENKLRQGEAENLEQKELYATQQLVIQSQISSLKEELRQRKDDVETVNKEFDGHKQKFDMLMTERDEANAMIDKLKAEITFRDDQIENMKKELFQLSTQQLELKLKVEKQNVVISDLNEEKRGALTLVDELKLKVEKQNVVISDLNEEKRGALTLVDELKLKLEKQNVEISVRNEEKREAIRQLCFSLDHYKSKYDELLQAFTGHRRHTVIAS, encoded by the coding sequence ATGGAGGGCTCTGGCGATTTTAGTGAAGGTCTTGACCAAGAGAGATCAGTGGTGACTCCATATTTTACACCATATCTGAAGAAGGTAAAGCCGGATTCTGATCTTCAAGCTGTCAATTTGGATTTCTCTCCTAGCTCGGGTGGGGTTAGCTCTGACGTTTCTGTGAAGGAAGGCTCTGGATCACCTTCCTCACCCTCTTTGGAATCAGAACCTGAATCTTTTACCAAGTCTGAAATTCGTATCCAGGGCACGCCGGTGAATACCGATGATGAAGAAACCCCTGAAGGTAAGCTGAGAGAAGACACTCCTAATATGGAGAGACAGAGCGAGTTTCTTGGAGACGGAGAAAATAAAAGTTATGATGAGTTGCTTAAGAAGTTTATCAAAAATGAGGAAGAGCTAAGAGTTTCCAATCTAAAACTTCAGCTGTCTGAACAAGAGATTATCAAGTTGAAGAATCAAATTGAGAAAAGGGAGAATCAACTTGATAATGTGCTGAAAGAATTAGAACTGAATAAGGATGAACTTGAATATAAAAAAGGACAGGTACAGAAGTTGCAAATTCAAACAGCTGAGTTGGAGACTCATGTTTCAGATTATTGCTCCAAGATTGCAAATTTGGAGGAACAGCTGGAGGTAGCTAATGAACACCTCAAGATATCAAATGATGATACTGCAAGATTAAGAAATGAACTTGAGAATAGGTCATTTGAGACTCATCAATTGCAAGGGCAGCTTGAAGCGGCACATGAAAATGTGGCTAAATTAGAATGGCAGCTTGATTCAGGAGAAAAGCAGATCCGAGAGTTAGAAGATGGGGTTGCATGCTTTAAAGCTAATGAAACTAACCATCAACATGAGATGCAAAGAGTGAAGGAGGAAATGCTTGAGATGCAGGCACAATTTTCTTTAGAGAAAGTTCAATTGCATTCTGATATTACAAGCTTGTCAGAACTGAAAATGGATTTGACCTCTAAACTGGAGGAATTGGAGCGTAGACACAATTCATTAGAAAATAAATTGAGACAAGGCGAAGCTGAAAATTTGGAGCAAAAAGAGCTGTATGCTACACAACAATTGGTTATACAAAGTCAAATAAGTTCTTTAAAGGAAGAACTTCGTCAGAGAAAAGATGACGTGGAGACTGTGAATAAGGAGTTTGACGGGCATAAACAAAAATTTGACATGCTCATGACGGAAAGAGACGAAGCAAATGCTATGATTGATAAACTTAAGGCTGAGATAACCTTCCGAGACGATCaaatagaaaatatgaaaaaagaGCTTTTCCAGCTAAGCACACAGCAGCTTGAGTTGAAACTGAAAGTGGAGAAGCAGAATGTTGTGATTTCTGATCTGAATGAGGAGAAGAGAGGGGCACTGACTTTGGTAGATGAGCTGAAACTGAAAGTGGAGAAGCAGAATGTTGTGATTTCTGATCTGAATGAGGAGAAAAGAGGGGCACTGACTTTAGTAGATGAGTTGAAACTGAAATTGGAGAAGCAGAATGTTGAGATCTCCGTTCGGAATGAGGAGAAGAGGGAGGCAATCCGGCAACTGTGCTTCTCGCTTGATCACTATAAGAGTAAATATGATGAACTTCTTCAAGCTTTTACTGGTCATAGGCGCCATACCGTCATAGCCTCCTAA